A genomic region of Oncorhynchus mykiss isolate Arlee chromosome 16, USDA_OmykA_1.1, whole genome shotgun sequence contains the following coding sequences:
- the LOC110491043 gene encoding LOW QUALITY PROTEIN: peroxisome biogenesis factor 10 (The sequence of the model RefSeq protein was modified relative to this genomic sequence to represent the inferred CDS: deleted 3 bases in 2 codons; substituted 1 base at 1 genomic stop codon), which yields MLVCVNADRTCEGKAQGLLGEGQYLCLGKGGVGSAVGAVTKIRSRWKLKQFNNRLRLHWRKEIKLLSDLAYCGLTTFSGYQMXGEEYVNIIQVDPTLRGALSRARQGAQVYLHSLFPYLLEKLLVCLENELGDKGKAREGEAGEQKWPVPGAWMRAWVQRVVGQLTEPQRRMCMLVLLALQPALSIIHRLHVALFYISGAFYHLGNKTASIRYLWVCDGG from the exons AGGGCCAGTACCTGTGCCTAGGAAAGGGTGGGGTGGGGTCAGCCGTGGGTG CTGTCACCAAGATTAGATCAAGATGGAAATTGAAACAATTTAACAATAGGCTACGG CTGCATTGGAGAAAAGAGATCAAACTCCTGTCAGACCTTGCATACTGTGGTTTAACCACATTCTCAG GGTACCAGATGTAGGGTGAAGAGTATGTCAATATCATCCAGGTGGACCCCACCCTGCGC GGGGCACTGTCCCGTGCCAGACAAGGAGCCCAGGTGTATCTCCACAGCCTGTTTCCCTACCTGCTGGAAAAGTTGCTGGTGTGCCTGGAGAATGAGCTTGGAGACAAGGGA AAAGCCAGGGAGGGGGAGGCCGGAGAGCAGAAGTGGCCAGTCCCTGGAGCCTGGATGAGAGCCTGGGTCCAGAGGGTGGTGGGGCAGCTCACGGAGCCCCAGAGGAGGATGTGCATGCTGGTCTTGTTGGCCCTCCAGCCGGCACTCTCCATCATCCACCGGTTGCATGTGGCCCTGTTTTACATCAGCGGGGCCTTCTACCACCTGGGGAACAAGACGGCCAGCATCCGCTAT CTTTGGGTGTGTGACGGGGGTTGA